A stretch of the Medicago truncatula cultivar Jemalong A17 chromosome 5, MtrunA17r5.0-ANR, whole genome shotgun sequence genome encodes the following:
- the LOC11435811 gene encoding protein SOB FIVE-LIKE 5 has protein sequence MDTLASECSSGCESGWTLYLDRSLNTSQSHTPSLGCYEETKHKKAQNIEDSDEEDLSMVSDASSGPPHHDSYFNAQDCSASKPTKLVAKRSKKRQKVQENNNIQQHLDDTASSPLFDNNNVVTMSNQQTTSTTESMLDYSQGFSATYFEERSSLQDHFGFLQPSLSQNEAHINKKWYGGEEMGMI, from the exons ATGGATACATTAGCTTCAGAATGCAGCAGTGGGTGTGAGTCTGGATGGACTCTATACCTTGACCGTTCTCTCAATACCTCACAATCACATACACCTTCACTTGGTTGTTATGAAGAAACTAAACACAAAAAGGCTCAAAATATTGAGGACTCTGATGAAGAGGACTTGTCCATGGTTTCTGATGCTTCTTCTGGTCCTCCACACCATGACTCTTACTTCAATGCACAAGACTGTTCTGCATCTAAGCCAACAAAACTTGTTGCCAAGAGAAGTAAAAAGAGACAGAAAgttcaagaaaataataatattcagcAGCACCTTGATGACACTGCTAGCTCTCCTCTCTTTGACAACAACAATGTTGTTACTATGAGCAACCAACAAACAACTTCAACGACAGAGAGTATGCTAGATTATTCACAAGGCTTCTCTGCTACGTACTTTGag GAGAGATCCTCATTGCAAGATCACTTTGGTTTTCTACAACCATCTCTATCACAAAATGAAGCTCATATCAACAA AAAATGGTATGGAGGGGAAGAGATGggaatgatataa
- the LOC11446448 gene encoding uncharacterized protein isoform X2, translating into MAEPEAEDMNHHESLLGRIRQLEHERDELRKDIEQLCMQQAGPAYLSVATRMHFQRTAGLEQEIQTLQNKLAASTTDTLNLQDQLSQAYRIKAQLADLHAAELSKNIEAEKQLKFFQGCVATAFSERDHAIIEAEKAKEMEDAMSQQIHGFLKRIEELTSVCCKQKELNYALQSDQAMYIEQNEKFKKVINKFFQIRQYSQKECDDTSWDVKSTCLLDDSEELWSFNDASTSKYISALEEQLDKVNNSVDCLQSKLRVGLEIENHLKKRINLMEQNQIYMNKVIENGIADLKHHHFKYRDHIMNLLRDGESTIKSTINVIDERIRRFNENIEPNLVHQRDKEREENECRDAHISPQDKTLSQSKSTGLDSLAVKADGQCDSSDALAMALHEKVDALLLLSQQEERHLLERNVNSALQIKTEELQRNLLQVTNEKVKALMELAQLKQEHQLLLEKLDPETNQGVDSGERKLVIRERDGTLKNLLKKSYLRRWIGPLDASGKEVDSSPNNEGKFFNQRSSSVDFARMKIENATLKESMDCMEHLTSSVHRLRLSLWKVKESVTSEGTVSGVSEVLNGAINEAKLLRTALGSSLPISWSVETEVGYTGDSKGVETVHQQCSDEKIDTVSAAGLEMVELLIFAAQMLRDMETTTVPGTEVR; encoded by the exons ATGGCTGAGCCTGAGGCTGAGGATATGAATCATCATGAATCGTTATTGGGTCGTATCCGACAACTCGAACACG AGCGTGATGAATTACGCAAAGATATCGAACAGCTATGTATGCAACAAGCAGGACCTGCGTATCTTAGTGTCGCTACACGAATGCATTTTCAAAGAACAGCTGGATTGGAGCAGGAGATTCAAACCCTTCAAAATAAGTTGGCTGCCTCTACAACTGATACTCTTAATCTACAAGACCAACTTTCTCAGGCTTACAGAATTAAAGCTCAACTCGCAGATCTACACGCTGCCGAGCTTTCAAAGAATATCGAAGCCGAGAAGCAGCTTAAATTTTTCCAGGGCTGTGTAGCTACTGCTTTTTCTGAAAGGGATCATGCAATAATTGAG GCTGAAAAAGCCAAGGAAATGGAGGACGCTATGTCCCAACAAATACATGGCTTCCTCAAAAG GATAGAAGAACTCACCTCAGTTTGTTGTAAGCAGAAGGAATTGAACTATGCTCTCCAGAGTGATCAAGCAATGTATATAGagcaaaatgaaaaatttaagaaG GTAATTAATAAGTTCTTTCAGATCAGGCAATATTCCCAGAAAGAATGTGACGATACCAGTTGGGATGTTAAAAGTACATGCCTTTTGGATGACTCTGAGGAGTTATGGAGTTTCAATGATGCTTCCACCTCTAAATACATT AGTGCATTAGAAGAGCAGCTGGACAAAGTAAACAATTCTGTGGATTGTCTTCAAAGTAAACTTAGGGTG GGTTTGGAAATTGAAAATCATCTGAAGAAGAGAATCAATTTAATGGAACAAAACCAA ATTTATATGAACAAAGTGATTGAGAATGGCATAGCAGACTTAAAACATCATCATTTTAAGTATAGGGATCATATTATGAATTTACTTCGTGATGGGGAATCCACTATTAAATCCACAATCAATGTGATTGATGAAAGAATCAGGAGGTTCAATGAGAATATTGAGCCAAATTTGGTCCATCAAAGAGacaaagaaagagaagagaatgaATGTAGGGATGCACACATAAGCCCTCAAGATAAAACTCTTTCACAGTCCAAG AGTACTGGTCTTGACTCATTGGCAGTAAAAGCTGATGGACAATGTGATTCATCTGATGCTTTAGCAATGGCATTGCATGAAAAG GTTGATGCATTATTGCTGTTATCACAGCAAGAAGAAAGACATCTATTGGAGAGAAATGTGAATTCAGCCCTTCAAATAAAGACTGAAGAACTTCAAAGGAACTTGTTACAG GTTACTAATGAAAAGGTGAAAGCTCTGATGGAATTGGCACAATTGAAGCAGGAACATCAATTACTTCTGGA AAAATTAGATCCGGAGACTAATCAAGGAGTTGATAGTGGAGAAAGAAAACTTGTTATTCGTGAAAGAGATGGAACCCTAAAAAACTTGCTGAAGAAATCATATTTGAGACGATGGATTGGTCCATTGGATGctagtggaaaagaagttgacAGTAGTCCAAATAATGAAGGGAAGTTCTTCAACCAGAGATCCAGCAGTGTGGATTTTGCAAG AATGAAGATTGAAAATGCAACTCTGAAAGAAAGCATGGATTGCATGGAGCATTTAACTTCGTCAGTTCATAGGCTTCGCCTCTCTCTTTGGAAG GTCAAGGAGTCTGTGACTTCGGAAGGTACAGTTTCTGGTGTTTCAGAAGTCCTTAATGGTGCTATCAATGAAGCAAAACTTTTAAGGACTGCTCTTGGCAGCTCCTTACCTATTAGTTGGTCAGTTGAGACAGAAGTCGGTTACACTGGAGATAGTAAGGGCGTAGAAACAGTCCATCAGCAATGCAGTGATGAGAAGATAGACACTGTTTCTGCTGCCGGGCTTGAAATGGTGGAGCTTTTGATTTTTGCTGCTCAGATGTTGAGAGACATGGAAACCACTACGGTTCCTGGTACAGAAGTTCGATGA
- the LOC11446448 gene encoding uncharacterized protein isoform X1: MAEPEAEDMNHHESLLGRIRQLEHERDELRKDIEQLCMQQAGPAYLSVATRMHFQRTAGLEQEIQTLQNKLAASTTDTLNLQDQLSQAYRIKAQLADLHAAELSKNIEAEKQLKFFQGCVATAFSERDHAIIEAEKAKEMEDAMSQQIHGFLKRIEELTSVCCKQKELNYALQSDQAMYIEQNEKFKKVINKFFQIRQYSQKECDDTSWDVKSTCLLDDSEELWSFNDASTSKYISALEEQLDKVNNSVDCLQSKLRVGLEIENHLKKRINLMEQNQIYMNKVIENGIADLKHHHFKYRDHIMNLLRDGESTIKSTINVIDERIRRFNENIEPNLVHQRDKEREENECRDAHISPQDKTLSQSKSTGLDSLAVKADGQCDSSDALAMALHEKVDALLLLSQQEERHLLERNVNSALQIKTEELQRNLLQVTNEKVKALMELAQLKQEHQLLLEKLDPETNQGVDSGERKLVIRERDGTLKNLLKKSYLRRWIGPLDASGKEVDSSPNNEGKFFNQRSSSVDFASRMKIENATLKESMDCMEHLTSSVHRLRLSLWKVKESVTSEGTVSGVSEVLNGAINEAKLLRTALGSSLPISWSVETEVGYTGDSKGVETVHQQCSDEKIDTVSAAGLEMVELLIFAAQMLRDMETTTVPGTEVR, encoded by the exons ATGGCTGAGCCTGAGGCTGAGGATATGAATCATCATGAATCGTTATTGGGTCGTATCCGACAACTCGAACACG AGCGTGATGAATTACGCAAAGATATCGAACAGCTATGTATGCAACAAGCAGGACCTGCGTATCTTAGTGTCGCTACACGAATGCATTTTCAAAGAACAGCTGGATTGGAGCAGGAGATTCAAACCCTTCAAAATAAGTTGGCTGCCTCTACAACTGATACTCTTAATCTACAAGACCAACTTTCTCAGGCTTACAGAATTAAAGCTCAACTCGCAGATCTACACGCTGCCGAGCTTTCAAAGAATATCGAAGCCGAGAAGCAGCTTAAATTTTTCCAGGGCTGTGTAGCTACTGCTTTTTCTGAAAGGGATCATGCAATAATTGAG GCTGAAAAAGCCAAGGAAATGGAGGACGCTATGTCCCAACAAATACATGGCTTCCTCAAAAG GATAGAAGAACTCACCTCAGTTTGTTGTAAGCAGAAGGAATTGAACTATGCTCTCCAGAGTGATCAAGCAATGTATATAGagcaaaatgaaaaatttaagaaG GTAATTAATAAGTTCTTTCAGATCAGGCAATATTCCCAGAAAGAATGTGACGATACCAGTTGGGATGTTAAAAGTACATGCCTTTTGGATGACTCTGAGGAGTTATGGAGTTTCAATGATGCTTCCACCTCTAAATACATT AGTGCATTAGAAGAGCAGCTGGACAAAGTAAACAATTCTGTGGATTGTCTTCAAAGTAAACTTAGGGTG GGTTTGGAAATTGAAAATCATCTGAAGAAGAGAATCAATTTAATGGAACAAAACCAA ATTTATATGAACAAAGTGATTGAGAATGGCATAGCAGACTTAAAACATCATCATTTTAAGTATAGGGATCATATTATGAATTTACTTCGTGATGGGGAATCCACTATTAAATCCACAATCAATGTGATTGATGAAAGAATCAGGAGGTTCAATGAGAATATTGAGCCAAATTTGGTCCATCAAAGAGacaaagaaagagaagagaatgaATGTAGGGATGCACACATAAGCCCTCAAGATAAAACTCTTTCACAGTCCAAG AGTACTGGTCTTGACTCATTGGCAGTAAAAGCTGATGGACAATGTGATTCATCTGATGCTTTAGCAATGGCATTGCATGAAAAG GTTGATGCATTATTGCTGTTATCACAGCAAGAAGAAAGACATCTATTGGAGAGAAATGTGAATTCAGCCCTTCAAATAAAGACTGAAGAACTTCAAAGGAACTTGTTACAG GTTACTAATGAAAAGGTGAAAGCTCTGATGGAATTGGCACAATTGAAGCAGGAACATCAATTACTTCTGGA AAAATTAGATCCGGAGACTAATCAAGGAGTTGATAGTGGAGAAAGAAAACTTGTTATTCGTGAAAGAGATGGAACCCTAAAAAACTTGCTGAAGAAATCATATTTGAGACGATGGATTGGTCCATTGGATGctagtggaaaagaagttgacAGTAGTCCAAATAATGAAGGGAAGTTCTTCAACCAGAGATCCAGCAGTGTGGATTTTGCAAG CAGAATGAAGATTGAAAATGCAACTCTGAAAGAAAGCATGGATTGCATGGAGCATTTAACTTCGTCAGTTCATAGGCTTCGCCTCTCTCTTTGGAAG GTCAAGGAGTCTGTGACTTCGGAAGGTACAGTTTCTGGTGTTTCAGAAGTCCTTAATGGTGCTATCAATGAAGCAAAACTTTTAAGGACTGCTCTTGGCAGCTCCTTACCTATTAGTTGGTCAGTTGAGACAGAAGTCGGTTACACTGGAGATAGTAAGGGCGTAGAAACAGTCCATCAGCAATGCAGTGATGAGAAGATAGACACTGTTTCTGCTGCCGGGCTTGAAATGGTGGAGCTTTTGATTTTTGCTGCTCAGATGTTGAGAGACATGGAAACCACTACGGTTCCTGGTACAGAAGTTCGATGA
- the LOC11437322 gene encoding cysteine-rich and transmembrane domain-containing protein WIH2 gives MSQYNQQQPPVGVPPPQGYPPSDAKEGHPPQGYPPQGYPPQGYPPQGYPPPGYPPPGYPPQQGYPPPPYPAQGYPPQYAPPQYAQPPPPQHVHNHNNSSGPGCLEGCCAALCCCCLLDACF, from the exons ATGAGTCAATACAATCAGCAACAACCACCGGTCGGGGTTCCACCGCCTCAAG GTTATCCACCATCTGATGCAAAGGAAGGACATCCTCCACAAGGGTATCCACCACAAGGGTATCCACCGCAAGGGTATCCACCGCAAGGATATCCGCCACCGGGATATCCACCACCAGGTTATCCACCGCAACAAGGATATCCTCCACCACCCTACCCAGCACAAGGGTATCCTCCACAATATGCTCCTCCTCAATACGCTCAACCTCCACCTCCTCAACATGTACACAATCACAACAATTCAAGCGGCCCTGGTTGTTTAGAAGGATG TTGTGCTGCTCTCTGCTGTTGCTGCCTATTAGATGCCTGCTTCTAA